In Rhodamnia argentea isolate NSW1041297 chromosome 5, ASM2092103v1, whole genome shotgun sequence, the DNA window tctgttctcgagaacaaaagAAGGAGAATCAAAGAATCCGGATTATTACCGAACATGCCCTCTTTTAGTGTGCTGGTTAACaaattcctcctccttcttctgtttttttttttttttttgggcaaggATTATTTAATAGGGTGAACGTGTGAATCGGGTGGCAAGTCGATGAAAGGGAGAGCGGCGTTTTTGTTTTAGCGATAAATGACAATTTCAGCTCAACACATGTACTGGTGACAGCTCCGTTCAACCACATACcctcccctcctcctcttcttcttattttattttatttttttttttattgctgcttattttttttaatttttatttttatgccgATGTCATTTAACGTATCTtaggacaaaaaaatttaacaccATTGCAAACGTAAGAAAGGGACTACAGATCAAAAGGACTTCCAAATGGATCGTACACCTTTGTACGCGGGGGGTGCTACGTTGGCAACGATCCAAGATCGACCGGAAAGCAATCTTCCGGAGGCACTTCCAATAAGAATTTAAAGTGTCGGGACAAGGCGATttgagggattttttttttttggtttccctTTCGGGAAAATCCCCTTCTAACGTGGCGAATTGCGACGatcgattcttttttttcagGATATTCAAGAGCCAAATAGGGCGAAAAAGGGACGTTGAACCGGAACTTAGAGCAGAGTACCCTGGCCATCTTCATTACTTTCCACTAGAAAGTCCTGCTGTGTCTATGATAAGCGTGAGGCGAACAGAATGGAACATTCGATCAGGACTAATTGCTTGTTGAAAAAGAGTTCTGGCTTCCCCTGTGTATAAAAAAGAGTTGCagtataaaaaatgaataagttAGCATTACATAACAAGGATTCACACTCCAAAAAGCCTCAAATTATGTTTATTGTGACACGaatacctcaaattttttttttgtcattgaagACCCTAAACATTGTGACACAAATACACCAAATTTTTTGctgtcataaaaaatttcaaatttaaactaGTGTGACAAATATACCTCGGATGTAACTGTGATAGAGGTTACATATGTTAAACGCgtatagtttggggttttttctcCACACAAAAATAGTTGGGGATATTTGTGACACGGTGTACAAATTTTGGATTTTAATGGcggcataaaaagaaaagttgaaagtATTCCTATGACAATGgacataatttgagatttttttgtagtatttgccaaaaagaaaaacaaagcaagACCAAAatcttaggaaaaatttcaattaagggtcctaagtatcttcatttttctcaaataagagcatggaatggttattatttgaaataaggggTCTAAAGTACTTTTCTTGTTTAAAAGAAGGGTCTAAAGTGATTATGcccgtttcaaataagggtttcaTCTCATCGGCCGATCAATGACATTTTAGTTAAAAAacaattttaattcaatttttagttaaattaaattaaaaaaattaaaattaaaatacaaaaaaaaaggaaacacaaGCTACGGTTGCCGTTGAGGTCACCGACTAGTGGCGAGGGCCAACAAAcccttcccctcccccctcGCCCTCTCGTGGGGTTAGACCAAGGGTTGACAACCCTTGCCCAGATTTGGGAGAGGGTGGCGGTCCTGTCCCGGGGACCCCGACGGCAAACGTCTATGAGGAGGCGTCCCACCtatgtttatatattttttattttttaaaaaaaatttagaaaatagaaagaggaataaataaaaaaatttcaaaaaaatttaacaaagtaaatgacgaaatgCCCCTATGCAACTTGTGAGAGGTCTTTTTTTGAGAATGATACGATCACTTtggatccttatttaaaataatatataaatttaaatatttattttaaataaagttcactttcgatttttatttgagaagatAAGGACAATTCGGGCCCTTATACGGAATTTTCACAAACCTCACATGCgattcaaataaaagaaaagaaaaacacgaaaCAAATACGCGAGAGGGAGAGCACAGACACGGGTAACACACAGATGATGACGTGCGTAAAAGTGACGTGCGGCTTGTTTAAGAATCCCCCCCTGCAAATCATCATTACTCGCTTTATTATCAATGCGATTAGTTTTCCCTCTGTTCCACCCCccacaaatctctctctctctctctctttgatgatgatgatggtgatactGAGCTCGTTCGTGCGTGTCCGCGGTAGGTGAATTCCGTTCAAATCCACCGATTCCACTCTGATCGTCTCCTTCTCCGTCGCTCTACAGGTACCTCTCTTCGCTCTCTTCTACGTTCCCCGTGGAATCGAACTTTCCTTTTGCGTGCGGTGCTTTTCTTCCTCGCAAAATCCGAGCTTGCTTCGAATGTGACGGACCCTTCTGTTCGGCTGTCGCGACGGATGGGTTTTCCGAGATTCTTTGTGCTTTTCCAGCTGAATCTGTTCTTCTCGGGGTGCCTTGTCGTCGGAACGATCCTGTTTTCCAAATGGGTTGCGGAGTTTTAGGGTTTGCGACGCCCTTCTGTTTTGTTGGAGATGAAGCtcggaccgtcggatcttttCCTCGATTGATCCAGGTTCCTTTGGGTTTGGctggggaaaagggaaaagggaatTGAGTGCGATGGAGGTTTCAACTCGATGACTCTGCTTGATTCTGAAGTTTTGCATATTCATATGCGACGATTACTTTTTTAAGAACGTGCGAAGTGAAGGGTTtgattagaaaatgattttaattagTTGTTGGTTGTATTTCATTGCCCAGGCAGGTTGGAATTTCCTCTGGTTTTGTAATCTTTATTCCATTCTCTTGCAACTTCCATGGTTTTctcttttaggtttttttttcccccgctACCCATTGTTGACTGGACGCTTTCAGCTTTATGTAACGTAGCATTTTGTTTGTCATATATACTTCGCTTATGTAATTGCTTACATAAGTGGCTGCATATAAAATTTGCTGTCCTGGTTGGTTCTACACTTGTGCTTGATTTGGGTCGCTCTGTATTGGTCCATGCAGTTTGGGGGAGATCAACACAGCTTTTGATGATCTGAATCATCTCTACTCTGAGTACTGATGGGGGCTATTCTGAGCTTGAATGGTTCCAGATGCAGAGCGAGGGAGACCTATGAGATTGCGCCGGGTGAGATTTGCAAGAGGCAGAAGGTGTCATCAAGCTCGTTCGAGGATGATACGAGGTTGATACCCTGCCTTCCGGACGAGATATCATTTCAGATTCTGGCCAGACTTCCTAGAACCTGCTATTTGAAAGTAAAGTCAGTGTCACGATCTTGGAAAAATGCGATTACAAGTGCTGAACTCTTCAGTTTGAGGAAGGAGCTCGGAACATCTGAGGAATGGCTCTATATTTTGACCAAAGTGGATGAGGATAAGCTTTTGTGGCATGCTTTGGATCCTTCGTCAATGAGATGGCAAAGATTGCCCCCAATGCCTATGGTTTCGTTTGAAGATGAATCGAGGAAAGGCCTTGGGAGCTTACGCATGTGGAACGTTATGGGTTCAAGTATTAGAATTGCAGATGTCATCAGGGGCTGGCTCGGGAGAAAAGACGGACTAGATCGGATGGCTTTTTGTGGATGTGCAGTTGGGGCTGTTAATGGATGCCTCTATGTGATCGGTGGCTTTTCTAGAGCCTCGGCCTTGACTAGCGTTTGGCGATATGATCCCACTCTAAATACGTGGAGTGAAGCAAGTCCCATGTCCATTGGTAGAGCTTATTGTAAGACAGGCATATTGAACAATAAGCTTTATGTTGTTGGTGGGGTCACTCGTGGTCGTGGTGGTTTGACCCCACTTCAATCAGCAGAAGTGTATGACCCCCTCACTGGTTTATGGTCCCAAATACCCAGCATGCCTTTTGCCAAAGCTCAGGTGCTTCCTACTGCATTCCTTGCTGATCTACTTAAGCCTATTGCCACTGGAATGACTTCATACAGGGGAAGGTTGCTGGTGCCTCAAAGTTTGTACTGCTGGCCTTTCTTTGTAGATGTCGGAGGAGAAGTATATGATCCTGAGATGAATTCATGGGTCGAAATGCCGACCGGCATGGGCGAGGGTTGGCCTGCAAGGCAGGCAGGCACGAAATTGAGTGTCACTGTAGAAGGGGAGTTGTATTCGTTGGATCCTTCTAGTTCTCTTGATAGTGCTAAGATCAAGGTATATGATCAACAAGATGATGCTTGGAAAGTCATTGCGGAAGAAGTTCCTATTCGCGACTTTGCTGATTCAGAGTCTCCCTATTTACTTGCTAGCTTACTGGGCAAGCTTCATGTTATCACTAGAGATGCAAATAACAATATATCGGTTATGCAAGCAGATGTCCAGAACAATCTCAACCCCTTTCCAATGGTTTCATCATCTTTAGCAGAAGATTCTGTCTTCAAGGTGCAATCAGAAAGAAATCTTTGGAAGGTCATAGCCACTAAGTGTGCGGGATCTGCAGAGCTTGTAAGCTGTCTGGCCCTTGACATTTGAGAAGGGAGTcggtaattttcttattttcggcCACATTAGTATATATCTACAGCGTGCTATTAACATTCGAATCACTGTATGGTTTGATTTAAAATTTATCTTCTTGTAAAGATAGCAAGCAGAGATAATGAAGAAATCTCGCTTTAGTTATCTCCACTGAAAATGCAAATTCAGTGTCAAGCTTTCACACTTATGCTCCTCGGCTTTTGGATTCTAATAGAGAGTTACTCTGATCTAATGAAGCCAGATTGATGCTTCTCCAAATACACCGAAGCACTATGCAGCTACTCGGTCCTTGCATTCTGCGCAGTGCCTTCTTTAAAATCTGATTGCCCAGCATAGATTATGGAAGGAACCATATGCCACTTGTTATAATTTATAAGTGGTCATATTAGAGAGATGGATTGTTTGGCCGACTTTTTAAGAAGTACCACATCGATCATCTCAGACGATGCGTGGTTTCTGTAGTTTTCTGTTGTAGTGGAGGGAAGACAAGTAGAACTTTACAATACATGGCAGTGTTTTAGCTACCTTTGTAGCAAGGAAATGGTGCTCTTCTTGATATAAGTTTTGCAGTTTATACCTTGAGCTCCTAAGAGGAGCTGTATCATCGTGTTCTGATTAACACGATCTTTTCCTCTAGTATAAGAGCATGTTACTCGGTCAATAAAGGCATATCACCTTGTTGCTTCATTTCCCCGACTGGGACGTGGTTTATGTGCGGATTGATTGAGTGAAGGACCTAAGAGAGAAGCCATTCAATGAATGTTAAATCATGGTAGCTGGAGCTTATGAGCTTtcggctccgtttgtttcatgaaaaataagcaatttggaatacatttttcaaaaggtgattgcttatatcgtttagaaaaattagtcaacgaaaaatgttttcatcatcgatGACAATATATGCCTAATTACTTTCATtggtgatgaaaaaaattcatttattcatttttttaggcAATATAAGAgattactttttgaaaattttttttcaaatcgctcattttccgtaaaacaaatggagctttcATTTACTCTAATTACATGCTACTGGCAATTTTCTACTTCCCGCAATTCATTTATTTGTTAGTTCTGCTTTCACATTATTGGGAATACTTTAAACACGAGAATTTCTCCTCCAAGACCTACatttagggtgtgtttggttTAGCATTCTGAAAGCGCTTGGAAATAGTTTGGGGTGTTCGGAAACCATTCCCAAGGTGCTCTGAGGTGAAAGTTGGCCTTGGTAAGGCACTAGCATGGAGCTTTGAGCATTTTTCGGAATATTGAAGGCCACTCGGCTATCTACTTTTTCCTTAAAACCTtactaaaaatttaattttacccCTTTGAAAAAGTGAAATCCTAGATTTACTgtttatctttcttcttgagTGAGGGCGATCGGCGAGGGCGGATCTGGTCGGTGAAGGTTGCCTGGGGTCGGGTGACCCTCGACAAGGGCAGCTTGGGTCGTGTGACCCTTGGCCACGGTCCCTATGTCACTCGACCGAGGGGCCCCTCGCCGGGGGTCGCCGATGCCAAATCTGGCTCGTCGGCGGCTTGAGCCCTTCGTCGTCTTCGGTGAAGggttttgattattttgataaataaatgaaataatccAGCCAAAgccctttgcaattttttcttttgcgaaAACAGTATTCAACCCAAAGtttcttttcaaagaaattttttaccaaacgccaTTTGTATTTTCCAAACATTTGGATTTCCTCAAAACCTATttccaaagccgaaccaaaccaTCCTTATTCTCACTAGTGTGTGCACCCGAGCTTTGTGCGGAAACAAAAAACAACTTTGTTGGTTGCTCTTTgtttaggttaaaaaaaaaacatggtcaTCCAATGACCAAGAGGCTTGGCGACTGGAGCCATGAGATGGACATGGGAATATTTGCCGGTTCCTCTTGGAATGTCCAAATTGGAGAGTCTCAGAGTGCACATGTTCACTATTATGTAATATGACCTTGAGAATTGGAGAGGTGGTAGCATAAGCTTTTCGAAAGTCAAACGCTAGCTGGTCAGATCAGCTCCCATTGGGAGAAAACGAATCGAATGTCGGTGAATTATTATTGATATTGATATCATTAAGATCTGGCTAGTATTACCATTATGTTGGTCAAAGTATAGTTTTAATACTCCTAACTTTCGTTGTTGCACAACGTGGTctttgaacctttttttttttttttttttggcaacagTTTCGAATTGGTAAGTGGCATAGTTGGGGAGAGGATTTCGAAATGCAAAGCGAGGTTTTCGACCCGCGGTCGATGGTTGTCGGGGGACCAATTCCCGCTCTCTCCCCAAGTCTAGCAAGGAATGTGATCGGACATTTGCTTGACATATGAGAGTTATCGGACGCCCTCCATGATTTGATCATTTGTCGAGGCTTGTCGATGCACGACAGTAGCTTTGGCGATGCTAGCAATGAGCTCAGTCTCATGTACACCATCTGCAATCAATCTTATTTCTGATTGCCCACCTGTGTTTTTGAACTTCTGAAAACAAAGTCTCATATTTAAACATTCTTGTACGCAAAGAAAATGGAAATATcttatgttcattgatttttgtaaataatacaAACCATcgatttttgtaaaatatttttaaaatattcattttttactaaacaaacggaaccttgaTAACAATAATAACAACCACAGCAAAGGTTAAATACAATTTTAGTAATTTATTTTGCAACTTTCgggcaataattttttttttactatcttTATTTTTTCGGTTCATTTAATTTTGTCGATGCACATCACATATGCCTAATTCTCGCTTTGTTCACTAAGCCAACCTCACGAGACTTTATTATCATTAGATTCATTACTAGGTCAAGTGATTGCCCGACCGAACTTAGTTCATTTCTCTTGTGCTGACAAAGATAAGCTACTTGTGTCGAGAAATCGGGGCATGTGACGGACCTTTTCGTACCATGAGAACTCAGAGTTCTCGATGCGTAAAATCCCGATCGTCGTCCTAGCTCCGACCAACTTCTCGAATTAACCACTCTTATTAATTTTATCAACAAACGCAGAAAAAATTACAAGGTCATGGAATCATGGCTTTTCATCCCGAACACCATTGAGCATCCAGAACCATTGCAACTTTTGATTCTTACAACTACAAGACGAAACAGTAGTAAGTCCTCTTTATCATTCTACGACCAAATTGCCAGTCCAACTATGGCTAATTtattacaagaaaaataatttatctgtcaattgtttaattaattcatatttgcttctttgaatttttatcacttttttttttgttctttgaatttttatcacTTGAcagtgataatttttttttttttttgcttttgggttaTTGGGCCGGCTGGGatttatttattcttctttttcttatgtgAAGAAAATGTAAGTGAGGTACTCACGGCTTCATCTTTAGTAACGTTGATTAACTACAGATGCACTTGCAATTTAACGAATGAATACTAAATTGAACACTAAGGACGTTGTGGTAAGGGAAGAAtccaaataagagcccgaagtggccatgacagtttcaaataaaggcctcacCTTGTTGGCTAGCAAATCGGCTAAACATTTTGGCCAGTCAAGGGCATTTTTTGCAGAATACAATTTCaatctaatttttagttaacttAAATGAAAAcactaaaagttaaaaaaaagaggaaatacTGTGTCTACTGCTCCATCGCCGGTGGGGTTGCCGGTGCTCGGGCGAGGGTTGGCTAGCCCTCGCTATAGCCAAGAGAGGGCTGCGATCCTCTCCCAAATATGGGCGAGGGTCGGCGGCCCTTGCCCGAGTTCGATTGGTAGGACCTTGCCTTTGGTTGCCGGTGGGGTGACGACCTTTGctcatgttatttttttt includes these proteins:
- the LOC125315339 gene encoding F-box/kelch-repeat protein At1g22040-like; amino-acid sequence: MGAILSLNGSRCRARETYEIAPGEICKRQKVSSSSFEDDTRLIPCLPDEISFQILARLPRTCYLKVKSVSRSWKNAITSAELFSLRKELGTSEEWLYILTKVDEDKLLWHALDPSSMRWQRLPPMPMVSFEDESRKGLGSLRMWNVMGSSIRIADVIRGWLGRKDGLDRMAFCGCAVGAVNGCLYVIGGFSRASALTSVWRYDPTLNTWSEASPMSIGRAYCKTGILNNKLYVVGGVTRGRGGLTPLQSAEVYDPLTGLWSQIPSMPFAKAQVLPTAFLADLLKPIATGMTSYRGRLLVPQSLYCWPFFVDVGGEVYDPEMNSWVEMPTGMGEGWPARQAGTKLSVTVEGELYSLDPSSSLDSAKIKVYDQQDDAWKVIAEEVPIRDFADSESPYLLASLLGKLHVITRDANNNISVMQADVQNNLNPFPMVSSSLAEDSVFKVQSERNLWKVIATKCAGSAELVSCLALDI